The following are from one region of the Jeongeupia sp. USM3 genome:
- the ispE gene encoding 4-(cytidine 5'-diphospho)-2-C-methyl-D-erythritol kinase → MATLNDFPADPAGWRAFPAPAKLNLFLHVIGRRSDGYHLLQSVFQLVDLADTIRLRVRDDGEVVRVDPLPGVPAEADLTVRAARLLQHETGCRLGVDIAIDKHLPMGGGVGGGSSDAATVLLALNRLWSLDLGRERLMRLGASLGADVPFFVFGETAFVEGIGEKMTAVPGAEGHFVILQPPVHVPTPEIFCDPGLTRDTQTLNMRDLNTATTRNDLQAVAVRKHPLVGQYVAWLSRFSPARMTGSGSCVFAHFASQAGANEVISQLPRDMTGWVAKAADRHPLKEFAG, encoded by the coding sequence ATGGCAACCCTGAACGACTTCCCGGCCGACCCGGCCGGCTGGCGCGCCTTTCCGGCACCGGCCAAGCTCAACCTGTTCCTGCACGTCATCGGCCGACGCAGCGACGGCTACCACCTGCTGCAGTCGGTGTTCCAGCTGGTCGACCTGGCCGACACGATCCGGTTGCGCGTGCGCGACGACGGCGAGGTCGTCCGCGTCGACCCCTTGCCCGGCGTGCCGGCCGAGGCCGACCTGACGGTGCGTGCCGCACGGCTGCTGCAGCACGAAACCGGCTGCCGTCTCGGTGTCGACATCGCGATCGACAAGCACCTGCCGATGGGCGGCGGTGTCGGCGGCGGCAGCTCGGATGCTGCGACGGTGTTGCTGGCGCTGAACCGGCTCTGGTCGCTCGATCTGGGCCGCGAACGGCTGATGCGGCTCGGCGCGTCGCTCGGCGCCGACGTGCCGTTCTTCGTGTTCGGCGAAACGGCCTTCGTCGAGGGCATTGGCGAGAAAATGACCGCAGTACCGGGCGCCGAAGGCCATTTCGTCATCCTGCAGCCGCCGGTCCATGTGCCGACGCCGGAAATTTTTTGCGACCCCGGCTTGACGCGTGATACGCAGACGCTTAATATGCGCGACCTCAACACAGCAACTACCCGCAACGATTTGCAGGCGGTGGCTGTCAGGAAGCATCCTCTGGTCGGGCAGTACGTCGCCTGGCTGAGCCGGTTTTCACCGGCAAGGATGACCGGTTCCGGAAGCTGTGTGTTTGCACATTTCGCTTCACAAGCCGGCGCGAATGAAGTAATATCGCAGCTTCCTCGGGATATGACCGGATGGGTTGCGAAAGCAGCAGATCGGCATCCGTTGAAAGAATTTGCCGGATGA
- a CDS encoding ribose-phosphate pyrophosphokinase, with product MAYDSLMVFTGNANPKLADRVVNHLDISLGRATVGRFSDGEVTVELLENVRGRDVFVLQSTCVPTNDNIMELILIVDALKRASAGRITAAIPYFGYARQDRRPRSARVPISAKVVANMLQAAGVDRLLTVDVHADQIQGFFDIPVDNIYSTPVLFADIRAQNYENLMVVSPDVGGVLRARAMAKQLGTDMAIIDKRRPKANVAEVMHIIGDVKDRTCLIVDDMIDTANTLCKAAAALKAHGAKRVLAYATHPVFSGAAVERIVQSDLDEVVVTDTIPLSDAAELSGRIRCVSIAGLLAETMRRINNEESVSSLFVD from the coding sequence ATGGCTTACGACAGCCTCATGGTCTTCACCGGCAACGCTAACCCCAAGCTTGCCGATCGCGTTGTCAATCATCTCGACATCTCGCTGGGCCGGGCAACCGTCGGCCGTTTCTCCGATGGTGAGGTCACCGTCGAATTGCTGGAAAACGTCCGCGGTCGCGACGTTTTCGTCCTGCAGTCGACCTGTGTGCCGACCAACGACAACATCATGGAGCTGATCCTGATCGTCGACGCGCTCAAGCGCGCCTCGGCCGGCCGGATCACCGCCGCCATTCCCTACTTCGGCTACGCCCGCCAGGACCGCCGCCCGCGTTCGGCGCGCGTGCCGATTTCGGCCAAGGTCGTCGCCAACATGCTGCAGGCCGCCGGTGTCGACCGCTTGCTGACCGTCGATGTCCACGCCGACCAGATTCAGGGCTTCTTCGACATTCCGGTCGACAACATCTATTCGACACCGGTGCTGTTCGCCGACATCCGCGCGCAGAACTACGAGAACCTGATGGTCGTGTCGCCGGACGTCGGCGGCGTGCTGCGCGCCCGCGCGATGGCCAAGCAGCTCGGTACCGACATGGCGATCATCGACAAACGCCGTCCGAAAGCCAACGTCGCCGAAGTGATGCACATCATCGGTGATGTGAAGGACCGGACCTGCCTGATCGTCGACGATATGATCGACACCGCCAACACCCTGTGCAAGGCCGCTGCGGCGCTGAAGGCACATGGCGCCAAGCGCGTGCTGGCGTACGCGACGCACCCGGTGTTCTCGGGTGCCGCGGTCGAGCGCATCGTGCAGTCGGATCTCGACGAAGTCGTCGTCACCGACACCATTCCGCTGTCCGACGCCGCCGAGCTGTCGGGCCGCATCCGCTGCGTGTCGATCGCCGGCCTGCTGGCCGAAACGATGCGCCGCATCAACAACGAAGAGTCGGTGTCGTCG
- a CDS encoding tetratricopeptide repeat protein, giving the protein MTHSPVIRPTRLLLALLLAFGLSACASMGSAPAPGATASEPAADAGLDDDVIPDDRLPSQPLTDELLLRFLVGDIALQRDRPQLAAQTWHDLAQKTRDPRVARRATEIAIGSGQLSMARDDAQRWIDAVPESIAARQVMLSLLIRANRLDEAKPHIQALLAAQPQEIAPFFLQMHMLWDKNTDREAALRLTEELTTPYPQLAEARFARAVALANVGRIDDALKELGEANRIKPDWEPAILYRAQLMGKSSTPQARIDYLKSAEGKLPKSMALRSALAREYVEAGQLAGALKVYDEMLALQPNNLEALTGSGLVALQLHDLGTAEKRLSRATELAPQQTGNLRYYLGQIAEERYRFAEARDWYDGVDGEFKPSADKRLVRVLARLGDIDGAQAQLKAIPAPTDEAKVEKLQLEATIWREAGQYRRGYDVLSDGLKRFPGNADLIYDRSLFADLLGNYAEAEAELRRYLALEPDSAIGQNALGYSLANRSTPADTARLAEAQQLLDAAIAKEPDNPTVLDSLGWLRYRQGKLAEARALLEKAYARMPDPEIGTHLGEVLWQQGDKSAAQALFDTAARLDPKSEILRETVQRLGAK; this is encoded by the coding sequence ATGACCCATTCGCCCGTCATCCGTCCCACGCGCTTGCTGCTGGCGCTCCTGCTGGCATTCGGCCTGTCCGCCTGCGCGTCGATGGGCTCCGCACCGGCGCCCGGTGCCACCGCCAGCGAACCGGCGGCCGACGCCGGTCTCGACGACGACGTCATTCCCGACGACAGGCTGCCGAGCCAGCCGCTGACCGACGAGCTGCTGCTGCGCTTTCTCGTCGGCGACATCGCATTGCAGCGCGACCGGCCGCAACTGGCTGCGCAGACCTGGCACGACCTAGCGCAGAAGACCCGCGATCCGCGCGTCGCGCGCCGGGCGACCGAAATCGCGATCGGCAGCGGTCAGCTGTCGATGGCGCGCGACGACGCGCAGCGCTGGATCGACGCGGTACCCGAATCGATCGCAGCACGGCAGGTGATGCTCAGCCTGCTGATCCGCGCCAACCGGCTCGACGAGGCCAAGCCGCACATCCAGGCGTTGCTGGCGGCGCAGCCGCAGGAAATCGCGCCGTTCTTCCTGCAGATGCACATGCTCTGGGACAAGAACACCGACCGCGAGGCCGCGCTCAGGCTCACCGAGGAACTGACCACGCCGTACCCGCAGCTCGCCGAGGCGCGCTTCGCCCGCGCGGTCGCGCTCGCCAACGTCGGCCGCATCGATGATGCGCTCAAGGAGCTTGGCGAGGCGAACCGGATCAAGCCGGACTGGGAGCCGGCGATCCTGTACCGCGCCCAGCTGATGGGCAAGTCGTCGACGCCGCAGGCGCGCATCGACTACCTGAAATCGGCCGAGGGCAAGCTGCCCAAGTCGATGGCGCTGCGCTCGGCGCTGGCGCGCGAATACGTCGAAGCCGGGCAGCTCGCCGGCGCGCTCAAGGTCTACGACGAGATGCTCGCGCTGCAGCCGAACAACCTCGAGGCGCTGACCGGCAGCGGCCTTGTCGCGCTGCAACTGCACGATCTCGGCACCGCCGAAAAGCGGCTGAGCCGGGCGACCGAACTCGCGCCGCAGCAGACCGGCAACCTGCGTTACTACCTCGGCCAGATCGCCGAGGAACGCTACCGTTTTGCCGAAGCGCGCGACTGGTACGACGGCGTCGACGGCGAATTCAAGCCGTCGGCCGACAAGCGTCTGGTGCGCGTGCTGGCGCGGCTTGGCGATATCGACGGCGCACAGGCACAGCTCAAGGCGATTCCGGCGCCGACCGACGAAGCGAAGGTCGAAAAGCTCCAGCTGGAGGCGACGATCTGGCGCGAGGCCGGCCAGTACCGTCGGGGCTACGACGTGCTGAGCGACGGGCTCAAGCGCTTCCCGGGCAACGCCGACCTGATCTACGACCGGTCGCTGTTCGCCGACCTGCTCGGCAACTACGCCGAGGCGGAGGCCGAACTGCGCCGTTATCTGGCGCTCGAGCCCGACAGCGCAATCGGCCAGAATGCGCTCGGCTATTCGCTCGCCAACCGCTCGACGCCGGCGGATACGGCAAGGCTCGCCGAGGCACAGCAACTGCTCGACGCGGCGATCGCCAAGGAGCCCGACAACCCGACCGTCCTCGACAGCCTGGGCTGGCTCCGTTATCGCCAGGGCAAGCTTGCCGAGGCGCGCGCGCTGCTCGAGAAGGCCTACGCGAGGATGCCCGATCCGGAAATCGGCACGCATCTTGGCGAGGTGCTCTGGCAACAGGGTGACAAGAGCGCGGCGCAGGCGCTGTTCGATACCGCCGCGCGGCTTGATCCGAAGAGCGAAATCCTGCGCGAGACGGTCCAGCGGCTGGGCGCGAAGTGA
- the lolB gene encoding lipoprotein insertase outer membrane protein LolB, with amino-acid sequence MRRIAVLLAAGALLAGCATPPPAPGELVALGRVSIKRPQGNDYANFVWTWHGAESRLDLNNPLGQTLAQLTLGPNGARYRAADGRALSAADADQLLQDGLGWTVPVNGLAYWLKGEADPASPASIRNTDGVRTIEQAGWRIELSDWRARGAGQPLPRRLHLTRPDLDLRIAISEWQP; translated from the coding sequence ATGCGCCGGATTGCCGTGCTGCTCGCGGCCGGCGCGCTGCTTGCCGGTTGCGCCACGCCGCCGCCCGCGCCGGGCGAACTCGTCGCGCTCGGCCGCGTCAGCATCAAGCGGCCGCAGGGCAACGACTACGCCAATTTCGTCTGGACCTGGCACGGCGCCGAAAGCAGGCTGGACCTGAACAACCCACTCGGGCAGACGCTGGCGCAGCTGACGCTGGGCCCGAACGGCGCCCGCTACCGTGCCGCCGACGGCCGGGCGCTGAGCGCCGCCGACGCCGACCAGTTGCTGCAGGACGGGTTGGGGTGGACGGTGCCGGTCAACGGTCTGGCGTACTGGCTCAAGGGCGAGGCCGATCCGGCGAGTCCGGCGAGCATCCGCAACACCGACGGCGTCCGGACCATCGAACAGGCCGGCTGGCGGATCGAGCTGTCCGACTGGCGCGCGCGCGGCGCCGGCCAGCCGCTGCCGCGCCGGCTCCATCTGACCCGCCCCGACCTTGACCTGCGCATCGCGATCTCCGAATGGCAACCCTGA